cctttgcaccaacccatttcgtttcttgtaggcacataatgttaatcttcctccttgtcatggtgtccaccaccttcatggactttcctgttagagtgcctatgttccatgtcccaaatctcaaccttctgtcgcttcgacctttaccttttactttgcgaactagcttatttaccctcgtccgttcacgaaaacgcgagaacccttgcccatttaacactacatccgggcaccgatgcagcggctcttgctttgacaccgtactcgagccatacggcgcgttgcctccgggcaacgacctaactttagcgcaataatgtctttgattcatgtcatgggggttcggctatatttttatgttggttgccgaagacctaacacaaccctcctcctttatccgggcttgggatcGGCTATGTATCgtaagtgtaacataggcggagttataTTGAGTAATTTTGTCgaatgaatttaattttcatttccaATTTGACTAAATTTCAAGTGTGGTATTTAAGATTTATGATTTTCACTTTCAGCTTTCAGTGTATTGAATGAAATACTGGAGTTGTTAAATAGTATCTTTTGACTTTTACTTTTACATAAGACAAACCGGAGTTGTTTTGAAAATAAGACAAAAACGGATTCAGTACTTAATTTGTTGATTTAATACTAGAAAGGGTTTAAAGACCAATATAGTGCCTGTAACTGAATTTCGAAATTCATtataggtaattttgaatttgaggaattaaaatgataaaaattgtGAATTTAAAAGAACCAAGTCTATCAAACTTGGTTAATAGCTTTCAAGAACAAACATGATTGGAAGTTACGACATATGCACAGGCGTGTGATTTAAAACAAAATGGATCAAACTATATTTAGCTAGCTAGTTTTACTTTTACCAAAGCATTAGTTTGATTCAAGGCTAAGGATCCCTACAATAATACATAACATAGAATACAGTAACATATCAGTTGCATTTACTCAACCAATGAAGTGTGAACTGATACTAGTATTATTGAAGAAATTTcatacttgcattttcttatgaTTTTCCGGTCCAAATGTGATTGACAATAGGATGGTATCAGAAGTAGAGCAATTATCAAGCAGGGAATATAATTCCTCAATGTTCTTAGGAGCTTCAATGTAAGGTATGTCCAACTCTTTAGACTGTTTTCCACCATCTATTTTGGCAGGCAAAGAATCCTTCTTATCTTTCTTTGTACCAGCATCCAGAACTTCTAAAGttctttctttgctttcttcatctTCCAGATCTATTCCAATGTTATCATCATCACTCGATCTTCTTGTTGCACAAATCATAATTGAAAATGAGATAACATTTTCttactcttttaattttcttctcattttattgtttttcctaTCTCAATTTCACttataatttgtaattattttcttaatttttgtcccCAATTATCTCATTCCAAGATCAAATTCATTAGGTGGTTCGCAATTGCAGAAAGAAGAGCAAAAGAACGTGGTAACTAAAAAGAAACAATTAAGCAAACCAATTATCAGGAACTAGGAGGAAAGATTGAAAAAAAAGGTTTGTGTATTACTATGGTGAAAAGTATATGACACATAATATAACTTATTTATAGGTGAAAATAATTAAggtaataaatacataatatcttATTGTTAATAAGAATATCAAGCTAATCAATATACAAATATTCGAAAAGATACTCTAACATCCATTAATAATTAAGTGGGAGCTAAAAAGACCATCTTGAGTTTAGACAGAAGATTTCCAAATCTCGCAGGACAATGGGTCTTAGTTAAAATATTTGCAGTATGTTCTAGAGTCTTAACAgagaatgagaaaataaaaaacttcGCCAATAAATACACTCTTTTTATGGGCCACATCATTAATTTCAAGTATAACATAATTGCTCACAATAATCCTAATAATGGAAAGGTAAATTCCAACAAACTAGTACAAGGAAAGAGTAGGGATCAACAAAAATGTTGTTCCAATTAGACTGATGAAAAACACAATTTCATGTACTCTTCATAATACTTGCAAATTTCTGAAGGGCATCTAAATTGGTATTTGAGAGACCTGCAAAGAGAAATTAATAAGTATGAAacttggaaagctaacatttcaACTTGCCTAAAGTAAGTAGCAAGGGAAATACAATGAATATTTTAAGTTACCTTTGCAAGGTTTAATATAAGATAGATCCATCTCTGGACTGTAAACCACTTTTGTTTTCATTTGTTCAGATTCTTCAATTGTGGTAgtgtttagtttttttatttttgtcccaAGTTCAGCTGCAGTTGTCACAATATCTGTGGGAAAcaaaataattacatatttatagATCAGTTAACTACAAAACTTCATCTAATATCGGTTCAACCGTTGTCAATTATTTCCATCATAAAGTACAAAATTCTTCCTACTTATttccatataaaaataaaagataacaatAATCATCATTATCATACAGGGAAAAAGTTGAAAGCATTATTTGGTAAGCTTCTCCCTTGAGGTTCATGGGCTTGACATCCTAAACCATATTAGCAATACATGTAAAACTTTGACGTAAAGTTGGATAGAAAAACTTTGATCTTCTACATGTAAAACACTAATATATGTGATGCAAGTCATATATGACGTATAAACCACATAACCAAAAAGAAACCCTTTCCTAATTGTGCATTATTTAACTGCCTACGCAATTGGGTgggaaaaaaaatcatatatatgttaaaatatttcTAGAATCCAAACAGTTGAACCAATTAAATGCTAACTAAGCTGTGCATATCCAAAGAATTTAATGTCCATTTGCATCAAAACTGGATAAGTAAAGCAATATGCAGTACGTAGGTAATACATATATAGATAAAGGTAGAAAAATTGAAGCACCCTTTAGCTTAATCAAAACGAAAGCATGCATTTCGCATCACAATTAGTCTCTAATCATAAAGGATGGTCCTTGCCATGTAAAAATgaatataaagatgaagaggagctCTTGAATTACCCTGAAACAACACATGGAAATTGTTCTGCTCATATAATTGTACTGCGTTATTGACATAGTGAGCATTGACAGTAGACTGTTTTTCTAATGTTTGAATTTCATGATTCAACACTTCAAACTCCTTCCCCACCTGACAGCACAAATAGTATCAATGTAAAATTATAAATCAAATCACAAAAACAAAGTAGAATCCCATAATAGAAGGATTTCAGTAATTATCATTCATACGACCTCTGTTAGTCTTGTTCTTAAGGAATTTAACTGGGCATCAATATCAGGATCAAAAGGAGCATCTGGATGGAGGCCATTCTCATTTGTCTTGTCCTGGAAGTACATTGTCTTCTTTAAGTTAGATAATTGTTCATGAAATGAAAATCCTTAAGAAATGCTTATCAGTTAGTACATACAGATATATAACATTATAATATAGTATACTTGTATTATACTGCATATTCATAGCAGGTTAACAGAACTAATTTTTAGACTGACATTAAATCAGATGTTGCCACATAGATAAAAGTGAGGTTTCTTTCTGAAGTGATGCGTGTGAAAGTCATAAGGTTTTGTCTATGTGCCAGAACCTGATATTAAGGACAACTTTTAATGCCTTATGAATATGATAGATCATAATAATCCTCCTTTTTGGACATGCATGAAACCACTCATCTAAAAAACTTAAGCTGATAGGAGGAGGCAACAtgaatggtcatatctctaacaGATATCTTGCAATAATCTTTCTTAATAATCTAAtgtaatgagagagagagagaggaatcaTACAGTGTTTGGCATGCAAAAGCCTTGGGGAACAGCAAAACAGTGAAGCAGACAGTATTTTTCCCAAATAGCTAAGCGATTGTCCAAAACAGATTGGATCTTCTGCCGAACGCAATCAACTCCCTTTCACACAAAAACCAAACCAATTGCATGAACCACACTTAGCATAACCTAGCTACCAACTATCATACCCTCAAATTTCCATTATCACATCAAAAGTAACTCTAACTGGTAAAATTCTGTTCAGTTCAGCAAAACAATTACCTTTTTCAGATCTTCAGACCTTTGTATGGAGCCTTCAGAGTTCAACTTGGTTGATGCCTCTCTGAAATCATAGAATTACAAAACCGATTAAAACAAACGATGATATTTCGGAATTGAAAGTGAAAAAATAAACAAGAGAAAAGAAGGGAGCGTGTGCGGGTGTTACTTACTGGTGGAAGAAATCGAAAGCTTCGTCGACGACATCATCGACGGTGTTGCGAACTTCATTGACAAAGAGCTGCGGATTCAGATTCAACGATTCAAAGATGGCCTCGCTCTCGCTGCCTTCCATTTTCCCGCCAAATTggacacactctctctctctctctctctctctaaaatcgTCAAAGCAAATCAACAAAGAGAGAGCGAGTACAATTTATTGCAGAGAAAGTGTGGAGCAGTTTTACTCGAAGTTGAACCCATTTAAAATCAGAGAAAAACTCAAAATAGTTCTGGACAATTATTTCGAAAGACAACAaagtttttgacaaaaaaaaaaattaatctgatTCCTAACAATTACTTAGAAAAGACAATGAGAATGTTGTTTTTTTGGTACAAAGACTAATAAGTCAAAAAAAAGATGAGGGATTGGATTGGGTGTTTTTCTttgttgtcctttcgagataattaaTGGTTAGGGTCGAATGGGTATTCACtttgaaaattaactattaaaattagttattaatctaTTGTGTATAaatatgtgtaatttaatttatttttaatatgtatttatattttaatatatatttatacaaatagCTAactttaatagttgattttagtgtacatataacataattatatatatatatgtcaaaaaaagattaaaatcaatatttaatttaaaaaataaaaaacaaactattaataacaaagaaacaaagttttttaaatatttgatatttattttaaagGATAAGTTCGACAAGTTTgacatcaaaataaaataaaatgcaccaGTGAATTAGCCATATATAAAATGAAAggatttgaatcctctaaagtttgaattttattttagagagtaaagtgtgatctttcaccatttattttataggtggggcCAAgagtaaatatgagagagaaactattcaagggtagaagatcacactttaccttctaaagtaaaaattcaaaatttagaggatccaaatccaaaaTAAAGCACATTCGGAAATACTTATTAACTATGGACATGATTAGGTGGTTTCAAATTTCAATACATcgtaacaaaaaatttatatgcTTTATATATGTAGGctgatttttttatatgatttagtgATGTGAGTTATGTTGGGTTATGATCATTAGGGGTGAATTACACTGTTATGATGGCGTTGTTTTTAGGAATTTTGGGAGAAGAAATTGGACCGATCGATTTCAAGTAGATAGCGGAAGGAACACAAATCAGACCCACCGATTTGTGTGAGGAAAAAAATTTGTTTGCATgaaatcggacccaccgatttcTGGTTGTCTAACTTTCTAAAACGACGAGTGCAGTAATCGAACCCACCGATTTCTGGtgcccaatttttttttaatccggAAATGCACTGGTCGGACCCAGCGATTTGTGATGCGCACAAGATTCGATTTGATAGCATACGGTCGGTCCGTCCGATTTACGTATAAGTACATACATAAAATGGAAAAATATCACAGAAGTCCCATTTTTTCATTGTCGGTCTCCGCTGTTCTTCCTCTGCTCTCATTCTTCTTTCTCCTTCATTGTTGTAGAATAAATTTCAGTGACATTTCAATCTCAGCTGACTGAATGAAGTttgctgtaacaccctaccatacagagtcttatgcttaagtcataattcagggatggtaaggtattacgacctctaaataaaaattagtacgtatagtagtatgaatgattgattataactaggagcctgtgtagaaaaaggggtaaacaaaaatcgcaactctaaagcacaacacttcgatcgataacgtaacgagcaaggataaaccaacgcgagtttatatatatacaaaggagtgtcaaaaacaggaatatcaagactcaagatccggctgcgaagataaccggtccgagcatagcaatatatacatatgataaaataaggaaaatcccaaagggacacaaatacataaaatcaaatctccaaaatctcccataaggggagtcatcacagtttgtattatttaatggagataaaagtatataagcaaaacatataaaccaaaacatggtcccgagaacaaaggatcttcgcaaatctagaagtctccggcatgcatcagcgggaaacctcacgtcctgcatctgaaaaccacaaaatccgcatgggtgagaaccagaggtccccagcatggtaacagcttccacatatataatacataataatagaggaaagccgaaggcaaatcctagaacttcctccagataatatcaaagcttataaacaagctaaaccatataagggtatctgactaaagattcttcagtctaactaatacttccctttccaattccttcaaacctcccaaccaccagcaagagtataatgtagcaaacacagttatatcaaacaaggaatatgcaaataggaacaattaaggcatttagacaattagcaagtaatatgcagttaAATAGGCAacctcaaacaattcatatagtatgcatatgatgaatgcctgtccctagtggctgatgatatcatctgtcggttatagagccaacccgacaagtcctggtagctaaccattggactgtccctctgtcacgcatccccaactcgagttatactcgtcataaacttgatcataatcatgatctatatccatcaccttcactggtgaatatttacgggggcgagctcatccgggtctttcacagtgcccggccacacttatgacatagggtcaaaagagcttcgagtctcaacctggagcacgtggtggctagccactgcttcctcccagggaaactcttatctccaacagtggaagtgcaacattcacaattcattcaatagcatatatgcatttatacatggccataatcatggctccgccgtaactcggcaataatctagccatccggctcacggttaaatccataaccagcccattggcatcacagttaaatccataaccatccatctcattaacaaatacggcctttcggcccatggcataacaagcacttccaccaccatcctccgcatctcacataatcatgcttgatcctaaatgatcattcatttttcccttgcttcacttgcaagttacctcattcactagcccctttttaatagctaggcatgtcataatgatttaagacataaatagtgagatcggaggcttagaagtatgagatttggcttttaaaactcaaaaatcaactttgggatgaaaacaggaccacgcgtacgcgcacgcgtggatggcctcaaaaactcctcgacgcgcaagcgtcatgcacgctaacgcgtggattaaaaatttgccaactgacgcgtacgtgtgggtgttctcgtgccccaggcacaacactggcacagttctggcataactctctggaaaatggctgggcattgggtgcagcaccatcggcgcgcccgcgcacatcacgcgcacgcgtggatggcattttctgaaagaacggcgcgtacgcgccaggtgcgcccacgcgcaaggggtcattctgctaaaaattttctaagttaaaagctgcagaattcacagatttaaaccccaatctttcaacggacataactttctcattttaaatcgtttttcacccgttcttcgaacggcatggacatcccggatccaatttcatttctaaatagatttggcacaaaacagagatccgtagtccaagttatgtctcaccaaagtatgcccaaaaacaatgtttttcataaaaaccacaaagtgccattttcaaaacaagccatttccaactcttttcaaaatcaatcaaaacatgccattttcatcccttttctttgaaatcaatcaaaatatatcaatttcaacatcaagcctcctcaactcacacattgacactttaccacaatttatcaaaatcactatctcatcattttaacccacttcacccaagtggctcaaacccaaatatattgacatatcatatactcttcctcatgccaattctcaacaacatcaattccactaaatcatcattgtacacaatcaaaatcatactcaccatcaacatggttcaacccacaattcaaccataaccaatcatcaagcatatatcacaacatgcatatttctcatacatcataccatcaaggcatcattaatcatcatcacatatatgaccacatcatatatatcaacaattcaacaacatcaacaattcaatgcctatcttagggcctctagcctaagtatttcctaccacattacatattagatacgagaaaccgaaaccataccttagccgatttcccaagctcaaccggagcacttccaaaccacttatccacaagctctcaaggcctcaatacctccaagaacaaattttttacCACCAAATCCATttttaagcttttcaaaatcaccaatcaagttccaatattcacatatacacaacctaagccacaatcatcatacccatacacaacatctcaatactcAAACATCATAGAATcaaaaaattacactagggttgagaatcttaccacacccaaggtccaaggagacaagattaaccttctctttCAAGAGAGTTgtgtcctataacatcaaagaacccaaaatctcaacatttcacccatgaaactcgaaaataagggctggaatttcgaacagcaatACGTGGCTTatctcaagattgattgtatgggttttgtagagctctccgtggtgaacgcgtggccgcaaacggagcggcgatcggagctctagatcaaaagttatggtggtttgaagatcaagtgaaagatagaaggttgagagagtgttcttcgcccatttcctctcttttttcagcgtgtgtgtgtggctaatgaggagagagagtgctgaaaactagggttttggtctagTTATGTTGGTCCAAGggtccactttgggtccggttggcccggtttggcctgttcggtcaaatcttggtccgatttctataaaattggtgccgaaattctcgtctcaatctcctctatcatatttagccacaaaaatcacattttgggctttctagaataaattctcatttataggctaattagccgttaattaaccgggttttacatttgCCCTCCATACTCAAACTGTGGACCACCCCAATACTGTTGATGTATCGGGACTGACGCTGAAAAATAATCAGACAGATGCGTGTCAGGAACATATGGTGCAAAATACTCAACCCCCTGTTGTGGCGGTTCCGGTGGCGATGGTGGTGGaggaccttctggattctctccAAATACAAGGTTCGACAATTGCAAGTGGTCACCAAATGCTTCTCGGTACCAATACATGTAAATTTTCAATGGATAATGTAAATGCACCAAGTCATCAGAGAGAGTGTGGCTATACCGATTGGTCCACTGCATCACCCAAAAAGAGTGGGTATTGGCCAATCTTGATTCTTAGGCCCAGTTAGAACTTCGCCGTGTGATGCACCTAGATCGCACTCTTGATTAGGAACACCCTGTCTCAATCCAAATTGCCTATTAACTCTAGCAGATGCATGCCACTCGATGCATTTAAAAGATATAAGTGACACTGTGGCACTCCAGATAACCGAATTATAACGGATATCTAAAGGAACCACGTCTGGATCGATGTCTCCAATGCCATAAGCCTGCCAAACAAACTGGACACATCGAACCAGTCAGATGATTACACAATAATTATCTCACTTAACAAGCTACAAACGGTACTTGTATTTTCCAACATATATGTCCTTCTTGTAGATCATCCAACAACCTCCTGTAGTGCACAAGCGAATTGTATCGGTAGATATAGTTTTCACGGTTCCAGTTATGCCACCTGCCGTCAGACAATCCATTAGTTAACTTATCTTGTCGAAAACAAAATACAATTTCTAGAATTTCTTTCAATGCATACTTTAATCAAAATTACCTGTTTGCAATTGAAAACACTCGGGGATTGTCGGAAATTGGCGCTAGAAATGGAAGCCGGATCCAAGCCCAAGCAAGCAACAGTATCAGTGGACCGTCTATCTCCTTGTCGTCGACACGAGTTGCCATACACAATGATCTATACAAGTGTGCCAGGCATGCCGAACCCCAACTAAACTGTATGATCCCACCGAAGTTACGGAGCAAAGGTAAAAATTTCTAATGCACCACTGCACTCGACTTATCTACAAACAGAATTGTCCCAAATAACAACATCATGTGACACTTTACATACATCTGAATGTGAACATTATCATTCAACACTATACAATCTTTCAAACCCCTAAACCACGTTAATTTTATAAAGCTCCTTCTATAGTCCGTCTTCCTCGGTGCAACTCCAAATTGGTGCAAGCACTCGACTTCCAATGTCTCAAAACTACTCATGGTCGGTTCTGTAGCCGGAAGACCATTTGTCGGCAGATCGAGAATTATCCCCACATCCTCCAAGGTCATGGCACACTCACCTACCGGAAAATAAAAGGTGTGAGTCTCAGGCCGCCATCTCTCAATCAGAGTATTAACCATTGCTGACTGATATTGGATAACTCCAATATGGGAAACATAATAAAATCCAGTCTCGCGTAAGTGTGACTCAACAATTTCGTTGTATGGATCCGACGGCTTTAAATGATCACAAATCAACATCTATGAACCCTACAATATCACATTTCCGTTATAAGTACagtataatataactatattatcaAAAACACAATTATCCTAACATGTCCATTATAACTAATTCCTAGCATAATTGTATTTCAAACATACACAGTAAATCTGTTATACAGAAATCCTTCAATCATATTCATTACcttgtaacaaaaaataattaaccttAACTAACTAATCGGAATAATTTCACGACTGATAAATTATTTATTCGTAgcacaaatatttttttctttcaacctctattattattattattattattattattattattattattattatttataaaacaacatactaattttattattattattattattattattattattattattattattattattcataacacAACATACTAATTTTCTAATCTAACTTTAGTTATTACTAATTTATTGTCTAAATTTTActgaattaaaattcaattattaattataaatcatcataaataaaataatttattaaatttttattattaatcataataatttattaaactcaattactaatacaaataataataacaacaataatatatcAATATCTACTCTAATTTAATATGTACAGatctcattctccttcttctttcattcattcattctttacattcatcacattcattcattctttCGTTTTATTTTAaccaataatcataaaaaaaatccaactCCATGGTAAAACTAACCATATCAGACATACATACTCACATGATTAATtcctattttaatttctatttctaaCCACCTAACAATAAAATCATACACACATACATGATTAATCTCTACTTAGtgccattataatatatattacaaataaaatcaaatattatcactattattattaaaaaataaaaatttacataattTGGATACCCAAGATAATTAACAATATAAAGCTCTGGTTGATttacttctttaattttttgtcttcttggcattttctttaaatttttttgaaggtTTGTTGTGGTCTAACAATGGTGAAGAATGAGGAAAATGGTGGAGTTGGGAGCATGAAAAGAGAGATACGAGAGTGAAAGAAATACTGGTGGGGTTGGGGGGAGGAGACAATATCTACTTTTGGAGATAGAGTCACGAGCCAACAAAGAGCCCAAGTGTATGCATGACGCGTGGACAGGGGTCTTaaatcggacccaccgatttgTACATCTTCCGCGTCCTGAAATCGGTCCATCCGATTTCCGTCCTCCTAATCGGTTCATTCGATTTCTTCTATACACCCGTCACATCTCGGTAAAATACCCTAAACCCCCATATTGCTGCTATACTCCATCAACCCctctatataaaaattaaaaaactctatatatgtatacaatgtttttgttgtattttttgaAAGGGAATACAATGTTAAAACAATAGTACAATTCGAAATGTTTATTGACCTCAAAATAGAATTTCTCTTTCTCGTGCTCTCCAAAACTCATGAATACTTTATTAAATTTCTTGATACACACATTACATAGCCAAGACATGGTGAGATAGAAGCCATATAAAATCTCTCCCAGTGACCCCACATCTTGAAAAAATTGGTATCCTATGATTATTAACGCTTCTGCAACTTAAATTAATTGGTGTGTTCTGTTTTCGTCTTCAAGGATCCTACAAAATCAATGAAAGCGAGTTTTGCTAAGTGCTTAACAGTTTTTTATTTTGACCAAAATATGGTTAACACTAGTAGAATACATTAAACGTTTGCACTAACTGTAAAATATATTGATTCATATATGTATACatgtagaataataaaaatttagaatattcaGGTCTAACTATTTCACAAAAAATGATTGGCctacaaaattttagaataaacaaattgttttaaatatttaaatatggtTACTGGAGCCATATCCAGGTTTTTAAGTACCTTTGGCTTGACCGGACATTTTTGAGGCTGCCTAACAATATAAATCTCGTCTCCAGCAATGCCATAATAATCTTGATTACGATGCCAAATCCACAAGGCATGTGTTTCATTTTTCACCTGCATGCACATTGTCTCAACCCGTTAGTTTTTATAAATACCAGAATAAAGTGACAAATAAACTcttgaaaatttatatttcaaACAAATTAGTCCTGAAAAAAAAAGTACCAATAGGATTTGGTGGAGAGACAAAGACGAAAAaattgagactgagagacagaaaaagaaataaattttaatattctgtttggtgcaaagtgggagacagaaattgaaacaagaatgaaattctaatttaatttatacaaatgataaaattggaattaattaattaaaatgaaggtattttaaatataaaatgttattaaaattttaatctctatctctaaattttaattccctgtgtccctactttttggaggtactgaaatactgaaattttgggatAAAGTCAGAAATTTTAATACcaatctctgaaccaacaaacatgatacagAGCCTcagtctcagtacctcaaaacaatcGCAACCCTCGGATAGCAAATATAGATATATTACATTTaaattaacttttattattaggaTAGAAGGTTTTAATTTGAACTAATTTATCCACGTTCGCTATTGTGAAGGATTTCATcggtacttttttttctttcggGATTAATCTGTacgaaaaataaattttcagggatttatttatcattttaataaCTTGTCAGTCAACTAACAGATCAGTACAAGAACTTGTTATAATGTACACTAGCATAAGatagagacagagagagagagagatgaccTCCAGAATTCCATGGCCGAAGCTACTTTCTCTGATAGCACTATAATCG
The sequence above is drawn from the Arachis hypogaea cultivar Tifrunner chromosome 4, arahy.Tifrunner.gnm2.J5K5, whole genome shotgun sequence genome and encodes:
- the LOC112795720 gene encoding protein MIS12 homolog — protein: MEGSESEAIFESLNLNPQLFVNEVRNTVDDVVDEAFDFFHQEASTKLNSEGSIQRSEDLKKGVDCVRQKIQSVLDNRLAIWEKYCLLHCFAVPQGFCMPNTDKTNENGLHPDAPFDPDIDAQLNSLRTRLTEVGKEFEVLNHEIQTLEKQSTVNAHYVNNAVQLYEQNNFHVLFQDIVTTAAELGTKIKKLNTTTIEESEQMKTKVVYSPEMDLSYIKPCKGLSNTNLDALQKFASIMKST